The Sphingomonas sp. KR3-1 genomic interval CGCGCTGGGCAAGGGTGATCTTGGTGCCGGGCTCGGCCGAAGCGGCGGGCACATAGGCCATCGCGATCGGCTGCTGCAGCGTCGGCGCGAAGCCGCCCGAGGTGACCTTGCCGACCTCGTTGCCCTCGGCGTCGAGGACCAGGCCGCCCTCGCGGACCGGCTGGCGCCCCTCGACGACCAGGCCGACGCGCTTGAGGATCGGGCCCTGCTCGCGCTCGAGCATGATGCGGGCATGGCCGGGGAAGCCGCCTTCCTCGCGCCGGCGCTTCTTGAGCGCGAAGCCGAGCTGGGCGGAAACCGGGGTGGTCTCGGTATCGAGGTCATGGCCGTAGAGCGGCAGGTCCGCCTCGAGCCGCAGCGAATCGCGGGCGCCCAGGCCGATCGGCTTGACCTCGGGCTGCGCGGTGAGCGCGTCGGCGAGTGCTGCGGCCGCTTCGGCAGGTACCGAGATCTCGAACCCGTCCTCGCCGGTATAGCCCGAGCGGCTGATCCACAGCTCATGGCCCTGCCAGCCGAACGCGGCGCCCTGCATGAAGACCAGCGCCGAGACGCCGGGGATCACCCGCTCGAGCGCGGTCGCCGCCTCCGGCCCCTGAAGGGCGAGCAGGGCGTGATCCTCCATGTGGTTCATGCCGATCTCGTCGGGCAGGAACTCGCGGAAATGGGCGATGTCGTCCCATTTGCAGGCGCCGTTGACGACCATGTAGACGCTGCCGTCGTCGCGGCGGGTGAGCATCAGGTCATCGAGGATGCCGCCATTCTCGGCCATCAGCAGCGAATAGACTGGGTGGCTCGGCCTGGCGGCCTGGATGTCGGCCGGCATCAGCGCCTCGAGCGCGGCTTCCACGCCTTCGCCCGAGAAGCTGAGCTGGCCCATATGGCTGACGTCGAACAGCCCGGCATGCTCGCGCACCCAGAGATGCTCGGCCATGATGCCCTCATACTGGACGGGCATTTCATAACCCGCGAAGGGGACCATGCGGCCGCCCCGGGCGCGGTGCCACGCATCGAGCGGCAGCTGAAGCAGGGCGTCCTCGCCCTCTGCGGCTTCGGGATCCTGGCCATGGGGATCCTGGATTGTCTCGCTCATGCGCATGCTCCGGATTCGTGCAGGATACGACGAAGCGGCGCGGAATCCTCGCGCACCGGCCCATCGCCCCCTCTGTCACGGAACCTGAGAGCTTTCGCCAGCATGCTGGCTTACCCCTTCGGTGGGACGTGGCATCGCCGCGTCCGCTTTCCAGAGTGTCGTGTACGCGCGGTCCCTGGTGCCTGAGAGATTCCGGGGCGGTTGCTCCTTCGGCGGCAGGTTACCCTGCACTCTCCCGCGCGTGCCTGTCGACGGACGCAGCCTTGGCCGCGCCCTCGATTCGAGTCAATCGACGATGAAGAGCTTGGCGCCCGTCGCTGTGGACGAGCGGTGCGCCGCATCGCCGAAGTCGGACACCTGATAGGACATGCCCGCGGTCAGCCGGGTGCGCCGGCCGTCGCGCAGCTCGCTCTCGATCTCGCCTTCGAGGACCAGCAGCACATGCCCGCGATCGCACCAGTGATCGGCGAGATAGCCGGGCGAATATTCGACCATCCGCACGCGCAGATCGCCGACGGCGAAGCTTCGCCACCAGGCCATCCCGGTCTCGCCGGGATGCTCGGTGCGCGGAACCTGCGACCAGTCGGTGGCGGTAAAGGCCAGTTCGGGCAGCTTCACCGCGTGACGTTGTACTTCAGCTGATCCTCGGTCAGCTGGAAGCCGACCAGCGCCTCGAAGGTGGCCGAAAGCACCGCGCCGCGCACCGCGGGATCGGCCAGCGGGTCCATCGCCGCCGACTGCTCGCCGGCCTTGCGCTTCTCGGTCAGGCGCTTGCGGACGTCATCGGGCAGCGTCGCTGCGGCGTGATCGACATAGGTGGTCGCGGTGCCGGTGGTCTGCGCGCGCAGCTGGCCGGGCTCGAAATGCACGGTGACGCGGTTGATCCGCTTGGCGACCACCGAGGTGCCGCCGCGCACCACGGTGACGAAATAGGGGAAGCTCACGTCGCGCGCGCCGTCCGCGCTCTGGCGGCGGGCCAGCACGTCGAAATTGACCGTGGTCACCACCTGCGGACCGGCATCGTCGCAGGTCGAGGTGACGTTGGTCATCACGGCGTTGACGTCAATCGCGGTCGCCTCGCGGCTGCTCGCGGGATTGAAGATCGTCATGTCGCCGGTGCCGGCAGGAATCCCGACATGCGGGCAGGCCGAACGCGTCGCGGTCACGCCGGCGCCGCCTTCGGAGACGTCGATCTCGCCGGAGCGTTTGCAGCCGCTGAGCGCGAGCGGGATCAGGGCGAAAACGGCGAGCTTGCGGACCAAGAGGAAACCCTTTCAACGACACGGGACCAATGGGGTCCAAAACGGCGCGCAGCATAGGAACCGCGTTGAGCCCGCGCAAGCAATCGCGTAGGTGCGAGGCGGAACTATGGCAGACCCAATGAAACCCGTACTCGAACTGCTGATCGCAGCGCCCCGTGGCTTTTGCGCCGGGGTGGATCGCGCCATCCGCATCGTCGAGCTGGCGATCGAGAAATATGGCGCGCCGGTCTATGTGCGCCACGAGATCGTCCACAACAAGTTCGTGGTCGACACGCTGAAGGCGAAGGGCGCGATCTTCGTCGAGGAGCTCGACCAAGTGCCCGACGACGTGCCGGTGGTGTTCTCCGCGCACGGCGTGCCCAAGGCAGTGCCGGCCAAGGCCGAGGAGCGCGGGCTCGACTATCTCGACGCCACCTGCCCGCTGGTCTCCAAGGTCCACCGCCAGGCCGAGCGGCTGGTCGCGGCCGGGCGCCACATCCTGTTCATCGGCCATGCCGGCCATCCCGAGGTGATCGGCACCTTCGGCCAGGTGCCCGCGGGTGCGATGACGCTGGTCGAGACGCCCGCCTGCGCCGAAGCGGTGCAGGTCGCCGATCCGGCCAACCTCGCCTTCCTCACCCAGACCACGCTGTCGGTGGACGATACCGCGGCGACGCTCGAAGTGCTCAAGCGCCGCTTCCCGACCATCCTGGCGCCGGGACCCAACGACATCTGCTACGCCACCACCAACCGCCAGGGCGCGGTGAAGGCGATCGCATCCTCGGTCGACCTGATGCTGGTGATCGGCAGCCGGAACTCGTCCAACTCGCTGCGCCTCGTCGAGGTCGCCGAGCGCCAGGGGACCACCGCCTATCTGATCCCGCGCGCCGAGGATATCGACTGGAGCTGGTTCGACGGCGTCGGCACCGTCGGCGTCAGCGCGGGCGCGTCCGCCCCCGAGCTGCTGGTGCGCGAACTGGTCGACAAGCTGGCCGAGCGCTTCGAGGTGACCGAGCGCGAAGTCGAGAGCGTGCCCGAGAACGTCGTCTTCAAGCTGCCGCGCGGGCTGGAAGCGGCTTGAGCCTTCCGCCTTGGGCGGCCCCAAGCACAACTGCGGTTGTGCCGGCCGCGCTGGCGGGAGATGGGTCCCCGCGTTCGCGGGGATGACGAAGGGGGATTTGTGGCGGTCTACACGCAGGTTTCGGCAGAGGCGCTGAGCGCGTTCCTCGACAAGTTCGATGTCGGCGAGCTCGTCTCGGCCAAGGGCATTGCCGAGGGCGTGGAGAACTCCAACTATCTCGTCGATACCAGCAAGAGCCGCTTCATCCTGACGCTCTACGAGAAGCGCGTGGCAAGCGGCGACCTGCCCTATTTCATGGCGCTGCTCGATCATCTGGCGGATCGCGGCCTGCCCGTGCCGCCGGCGGTGCCCGATCGCGCCGGCACGCTCATCCACGAGCTGGAGGGGCGCCCGGCCTGCCTGATCCAGTTCCTCTCGGGCGTATCGGTGTCGCACCCCACCCCCGCCCAGGCGCGCGCCGCGGCAGAGTCGATGGGCAAGATGCACAAGGCCGCCGAGGATTTCCCGCTCAGCCGGCCCAACTCGATGGGCGTCGCCGAGTGGCGGCCGCTGTTCGAGCGCTGCGGGCGCGATCTCGATGGCATCCAGCCGGGCCTGTACGACCGCGCCGGCAAGGCGCTCGACACGATCCTCGCCGCCTGGCCGACCGACCTGCCGACCGGCGCGGTCCACGCCGACCTGTTTCCCGACAATGTGCTGATGCTCGGCAACCGCATCACCGGGCTGATCGACTTCTATTTCGCCTGCACCGATATCCGCGCCTATGACCTCGCAGTGATGCACGGCGCCTGGGCATTTGACGGCAAGGGCGAGAACTACGCGCCCGAGATCGGCCGCGCGCTGGTCGAGGGCTATGACGCCAGCTTCGGGCTGGGCGCCGCCGAGCGCGCCGCGCTGCCGATCCTGGCGGAGGGCGCGGCGCTGCGCTTCTTCCTCACCCGCGC includes:
- a CDS encoding DHCW motif cupin fold protein, translated to MKLPELAFTATDWSQVPRTEHPGETGMAWWRSFAVGDLRVRMVEYSPGYLADHWCDRGHVLLVLEGEIESELRDGRRTRLTAGMSYQVSDFGDAAHRSSTATGAKLFIVD
- the gcvT gene encoding glycine cleavage system aminomethyltransferase GcvT, which translates into the protein MSETIQDPHGQDPEAAEGEDALLQLPLDAWHRARGGRMVPFAGYEMPVQYEGIMAEHLWVREHAGLFDVSHMGQLSFSGEGVEAALEALMPADIQAARPSHPVYSLLMAENGGILDDLMLTRRDDGSVYMVVNGACKWDDIAHFREFLPDEIGMNHMEDHALLALQGPEAATALERVIPGVSALVFMQGAAFGWQGHELWISRSGYTGEDGFEISVPAEAAAALADALTAQPEVKPIGLGARDSLRLEADLPLYGHDLDTETTPVSAQLGFALKKRRREEGGFPGHARIMLEREQGPILKRVGLVVEGRQPVREGGLVLDAEGNEVGKVTSGGFAPTLQQPIAMAYVPAASAEPGTKITLAQRGKIHSAEVVKMPFVAHKYVRKGA
- the thrB gene encoding homoserine kinase, with protein sequence MAVYTQVSAEALSAFLDKFDVGELVSAKGIAEGVENSNYLVDTSKSRFILTLYEKRVASGDLPYFMALLDHLADRGLPVPPAVPDRAGTLIHELEGRPACLIQFLSGVSVSHPTPAQARAAAESMGKMHKAAEDFPLSRPNSMGVAEWRPLFERCGRDLDGIQPGLYDRAGKALDTILAAWPTDLPTGAVHADLFPDNVLMLGNRITGLIDFYFACTDIRAYDLAVMHGAWAFDGKGENYAPEIGRALVEGYDASFGLGAAERAALPILAEGAALRFFLTRAWDWLNTPADALVTRKDPLAYMRRLDFYAEKGDALFA
- the ispH gene encoding 4-hydroxy-3-methylbut-2-enyl diphosphate reductase, producing MKPVLELLIAAPRGFCAGVDRAIRIVELAIEKYGAPVYVRHEIVHNKFVVDTLKAKGAIFVEELDQVPDDVPVVFSAHGVPKAVPAKAEERGLDYLDATCPLVSKVHRQAERLVAAGRHILFIGHAGHPEVIGTFGQVPAGAMTLVETPACAEAVQVADPANLAFLTQTTLSVDDTAATLEVLKRRFPTILAPGPNDICYATTNRQGAVKAIASSVDLMLVIGSRNSSNSLRLVEVAERQGTTAYLIPRAEDIDWSWFDGVGTVGVSAGASAPELLVRELVDKLAERFEVTEREVESVPENVVFKLPRGLEAA